The sequence ttatcggattacgaatacagtatagtatataaaccgggtaagcaaaacgtgaacgccgatgcattatcgagaaatccagtagacaacgtacacgtttccgttacaacaagagcgcaaggaaagaaagaaatcagcgaaaaatcgacacccgtaaaaattccaagtcaaaataaagtagaagccccaaacgacaatcacaccaaaatcaaaagaggaaggggtagaccaaaaaaaaagatccaagaaccgttaaaccaagaggcaactctgaatagcaataataagggaaaaacgactaagcgcaagaaacaggaaaataaagaaaaaaaagacaatatagaagaacaggaacagaaaaatttaatttacacaaaaaactcaattcaatttagaaacgataacatcgtacaaataattactcaacaaggcatacctctagacaaaaacaccaacgcgttaatggaaatcaagaatataaaagtaaatcccaagctgtccgaaaacgaaattgaattaatagaagtaaataataaaaaactctttaccttatgcttaaacgtagcaacatcatcggagataataaaacaaaatctgataaaattatttaatacattaaaagacttacttatacggaaaaatataaaaatcttcagtatttcaaaagacattaaaatattaaatataaactggcacgaaatagaggaaatattaaaaaacaccttcaataaaacaaacattaaaataataatatgcctaaacagtatcgaatacgtaaaacctgaaaacagagataaaatatttgaccaattcgactctacaaaactaggaggtcactcaggcgtaaatagaacatataatagaataaaagacaaattcttttgggaaaacctaaaacaagacattcaaaacaaaataaaaaagtgcgaggaatgtcaaagaaacaaattaaaaagagttaaaactagacaaccgatggtcataacagacacaccaataaaaactttcgataaaatcgcgatggacatagtcggtccactcaacgttacaaaaaataataataaatacatcttaaccatacaggaccaattatcgaaattcttagtagcagtacctctaaaagatcagacagcagaatcagtcgcagacgcttttgtaaaaaaatttatatgcactttcggctcacctaaaatagtactcacagatagaggaacaaatttcactagcaaaataatgaaacaagttgcaaaaagatttaaattctcaaaaatcgaaacaacagctttttcaccccaatcaaatggatcattagaaagagcacatcatccactttgcgaatatttaaaaaacttttcaacaaaaaaatgtgaatgggatgaacttctagagctagcacaattcaattataacacaagcattcattccagtcataaattcacaccacatgaactggttttcgcttatccagctaggctaccttcgactgaacccctaaagaaatcagaacaactacctacacacagcgattatttggaaaatttaataaaaaacatgagagatatagctagtatggcacgcggAAATCTAATtaactcaaaaatgaaatcaaaagaatactacgatagattcattaaatcggtagaattcaaaaccggagacaaagtacggttactcaaagaacccaaaccgggaaaattagaaaaagattggtatctagggccatatgaaatactaaaaataggggataacaataatataacaatcaattacaaaggaaagccaaaaacagttcatgcgaacaaactaagcatttagcagcacagaaaataacataagccttctttctaggaaaagagccgacaatgaagttaattctattaatttatatcagcacattcaaaattagccaagcaataatcggattcgattgcggcgcaaccaacccgatcgtatcgacatattctttactggacaccggggaatgcgacttccaccatgcagacgttagcgtaaccaacaccacaatacggctactacaattagcggaattcagaacggtcccaatcatacaatgcaaaatagaaattcaacgcacaattttccgatgtggaatgttcagtcacttagtaccagtagaaaacgcgatacaagaataccttttagacataagccatgaaaactgtaaatccatacataataccggaatatttagatacgacaactttcatacaatcgcgaatttaaaagtaaactccacaaaatccgtaggaataagtctcgcgggaaacgcaatagaaagctcatgggcaggagcgtcctattccgatagctacggaacatggaataaagtatacgtacagggccttataaaaatcacgttaatagaatacaccgcgcaagttagtcttaacagcgataaattacgcttagcatcaggaacagtttgtaaattttcggatgaacattgtatcgatATGGAAGGAtgacacaccttctggtcagcgctaccgagagaagactgtttaaaaactagatacgacgtactataccgaggtccggtaacaaaactaacatctaaaaatcgcgaaacattatacacaatagaaacaaccgacatatcattcgcgctagcagcgaaaggagacatcaaaacttgcaatagaatactaacaaaaaccgaacacccaaaattaattatatacgaaagaacacaaaacaatatactattcgataacgacgtacaaccgtcaaaggaaatattaaacctagacattcttacatatactaactcaaaattcgtatacgtagaaaaacacttcatggctcaaatacaaaatttatacttagacattttaaacgaaagatgcaaactagaaaaaagaacaatctataattccctatccatagcctctatttcaccagacgaattcgcgtacaacctaatggaaaaaccaggatacattgctaggattgcaggagaagtagtgcacatcataaaatgcacaccaaaggaagtacaactatttcacacagacaagtgctacacgcaactaccagtaacctccgtgaacaaaacacgatttctaacgcctaaaacacacatactaatgaaagcaggaacgcagatagaacgcaatacaattatttcgcaatattacaaattgaacaacaattggatagcactaacaccaacaccaaggaaagcgcaaaacccaggaattctaaagccaaatacgaacatctcctgggaatacaaggaaataaattcattagcgtcaagcggaatttattcacaagaagacctccaagaactccaacagcacattGTGTGtcccctagaaaaatcagccttgctgaacacaatagcgaggggcatgctaggagaagaaagcgtacaaggaggattaatcaataatctttttacagagaacacgctatcccatatcgTAGAAAATACATGGAATAAATTcatggaaaaattcatcaaatttggctgtattagctctgcagtaataatgattttcataatcattcatatctgtaagctaataattgacacgatcataaggggatatacattacatacactatatggatggtccatacatctattggcagccatcttcagctcaattacatacttactagtgacactaaaaaacaacaaaaccatcaaaaaacttccaaagaaaagaaacctagccagaaacgaggatatcgaattgaacgaaataaaaatagaacgaccaaacaccttcaattggagaacgctaccacccgttccactacgaccacctgcaattaaaccacctgtaccgcaaccaataatgcagaaacaaatacaggtgtttacgatggaataatcgaactaaaaataaggaaatcagggaatacgcataaataaacacacgcaaattcaaaataaaataaaaatctattcaaaaaaaagataaaaggaGAAGGATTTACAAAATAACAAGGTACAATAAAATCCTtacgataaatatttattcagaaaAAAGAAGGGGAGGATACAGTAAACAACaagttataataaaaagaaattttattaaaaacaaaaggaagggttcacaaaaagaaagaaagacaaTGCACGAATCagaatcaaaataaataaaattgtgctttattcaaaaaaaaaaaaaaatagtgtaatcaatataatcaaaaaaaaaagaataaaaatataaataaatataatcgaaaattgaaaaaaaaacaaaaaaaaaaacaaaaaacgaaggaaaataaatttaaagaggaaacattcttctttcttcttcctccctCCTACAGGGCAGCGCATTCATGGCCATTGATCCTCGAAAAGAGGGGCGATGTCGAGCAACCTGTCTTCATCCCAGATGTACAGTTCTTCCAAGTACCGCCGGAAGTTCCGACGCGACCCACAGTGGCGAATTTGCCCGAATTCGTggccaaaattaatattttggtatctgatgcaaattaatgaaataacttACAGTATTATGGTTCTAGAATGataataatgtacttttttaataaaaaatattaatttcttatacAATATGACTTTAAAATCatgtttaaattattagatTGAGTAgcatatcttttctttttacatgaATTGATTTTTTAGAGCATTCCACATGATAAAgtgttaaatttcaatattagaagacggaaaaatgtacaatataatacatatatacattaatatacatgaaacaaataatatttacagataaacatacatatatatatatagattgttccaaaatattctaaaaaaatttattctaaattgtTCTAAACATCATTCCCGTTCTTCttattctatttcttcttcttcttcttcaaattctagaatatttggAATGTCGAAGAATTGAATAACATCCGGAGGatatgtttttccttttttcggcCATACTTTCCTCGTGCTGCTTATATATGGATCTGACGATACCAATAAATTGTGATAAATGTCCTCTATAGTTTTTattctagaaaattttctagaatGATGCTCCCGAAACTTCTTAATATCTTTATTCCGGGACTCTTGAGCTTCTTCACCTAGTTGTCCGATTGGAAGGATTGCGTGTTTAATTATGGCTCcagaatgaaataatattacagTAACTTTGACTTTTTTCTATTGGTTCAATTAATGTTGTGGAGGTGGTGTACTGACGTGCTAATTGGCTTATGGGGGTGTGTCTAATTTTCCTAAACTGAAAATTTCAGTGGAAGGAGAAAAAAGGGACTTTCTGTAAACAGGTACAAAAAGAAATGCTAAATGTGGAAAAGAACTCCAATGCCATAAATGTACCCTTCGTCATATTGCCAGAACTATGCAACCGTAGGATTGAAAATACAAAACAGGTAACAGACTGTATTCATCGCCTGTGTTATAAACATGCCCTACTCATCAAATTGCTAGGACCTTTTAACCGTAGGAATAAGAACATCAAGCAGGTAAAGCAGCGTACTCGCCATCCTATGGTATAAACGACCCGCTCCACGAACCGTGCGGCCAGTAAACAAATGATAATAACTCATAAGGTCGCAAAAAGTCGCAGCTAAATGAAGCAGATACTTGTTCAGTAATCTTCaaggtttcatttaaaaaaaaaattaccggTCGATCTTGGTCGAtggacaactttttcattaatcaagtagAAAAATGTATAGGTCTTGTATTCTTATCTATCGTacctttaataattaagaaaacgtaATAAAACTGGGATGTATATTAACTAAGAACATGCTAGTTTACATCAATACTGATAAACTAGCATCATAGCCCGATAATAAATCACTAAGCTACTTTTAATTATGGTCGAAAAAACTGACGTTACAAAAATGCCAACTTTGAACTCGTATATCTCTAACAGAATTACATATAAAAGATTGGCAATAGGGGGGAAATATGCTCTGataattcataaatgaaatacgctacaaagatttttcaaattcgcaaaaaaaattttttcacttTTGGCCACGAATTCGGGCAAATTCGCCACTGTGCGACGGTACTCACGCACCGTGCGCCGGTACGACAGGTTTATCATTCCCGGGCACCATATGAATCTACCATCAGTGCGCTAAAAAGATAATAcggaaaaacaaaataaataaataaataaataaaataaaacatactCACCCAAGAGATGAAGATCTTCCTCGGCCTGGATAGATCCATAAAAACCGGGAACGGTATGTACGACGACATGGCAATCCAGGTAGTGATAAAAGCGTTAACGATAGAATCAGAATAAATCATTCAAAGCGACGATACCATCCGATCgaccgaaatatatatcaaacaccccaccaggtgcgcaaaaatttccaagtaaagacgggacattaaccgacgaagcatcgataatactaggaaccagcgcatgcaagacacttgctGTCTCAGCGAGTACCCGCCACaatagaaattccaagaattaccaatttcattctacaaaccttaaatgtaaaattaataaaagaagcccagaagtgtcggtctacaagattatttagtacacgcactagagttacgttacgcacccctaccgcctcaatctcagcggggagggaagtaaatggtcagcaaaaaaaaccatttactctttgtaatacaccgatccgcgaacgcaaagaaacaccagcaacaaaaattactcagcgcaacaaattcacaccaactaataaaatattgtaattacactcatctcaaatttgtaaaacctcatctaactcataaaggtagaaactatgaatttggacaaatataactgctcaaaattttttttttctcttcaagtctacttgttgatatcgtaccgatatgcaacaatctaggcggccaggtgtcacgtcctgtgacgcattctatatgcacgtaaataaacataagtttccttaattttgtgattgatttcacaattaaaatcagtacaatatatgtattgtcacgtcctgcgacgcattcttgaaacttctatttcatcacccaaattctttaaacttctattgcaccatccaaattcatcgttccgcaaattctgagtgagcaactcagccgggtcgtcgtacggcgagaacgctgacgatccgaacgaggtggttcacccgaattgccaaatcaaatgtcgaccttatttattcaaattttattcaaaggtcaaattttaccaatagttctcgtaataagttctcataggcgcagttcttatcagtacatctaaacggttcatcgacttatcaacatagtacgaaaccgaaagtatcgcgatcagactaaatcactcagaccatctgtaaatcattaaatccgcgaagataatccgcgaagtaccgctcagagttcgatactctagaatctacacgactctgctacgaagctcagtacttcgacagagcaagattccggtaatatcaataaattaactaagtctagcgtttatgactctgctacgaagctcagggcttcgacagagcaagattctgtaacgattgtaaacgtgcgcgaatcaagaactgtaccagtaacgaataaacattcgttgtgatcgaaagtgcgtgatcttcactcgaacgtctaccctaccgctccaacacctggacgacacaccaccacaggttccgtccatagataggttctactcgtccagcgaaaggtaagtgagaacctctatctacctgacaacgtagatcaaattacataaagtacgccgaggactcagtgagagagagaactccgcgactttacatataatatatgttGACGACCATATAATGTGccgtaattttcaacaaaatacaataataaactGTGTGCATAATCAAGCAGCTGTACGCAATATTCTTTGTTACATTCGGTGGCTTTAAAGCGATCAACTTCATCTAATTTCCTTGGCTTTCTAGCAAATTCCTTAGGTAAGAATGATGACATAGATAATAAAGAAGTTGAAGCAAGAGTTATCTGAGTTGCAACCATACGAACATTATGTTTACCTTTAATCCAAAACTGCAACAATTTCTTCATTACTCCTAATAGTACGAGATGCATGTAGTCTAAAGGAAATTGAGTAACCATTCCAATGTTTAAATCTTCAAGATTTGACGTGATTTTATGGTGTTCTTCTTGTTTCCTTAATTTAAAAGATTCATCTGATCTTAACATTGCATTAATTTCTGGGTACGTTACTCGATTTTCTATGTAATCTCCCTCTTGAATATAATTTCCGCATCCAAAATACGCATTATGTCCTTTAATTCCCTTGATAAACGATTTTGCAGGAGCATCACAGATAAATACGTTCAATTTCACAGTTATTTTTTTGCCGTATTCTATAATGCCAGTTcggaaaattttaaaacaatcatccttgaaatattttaaaaaagtattgCTACATTTTGACTTTTCAAAACCATGATAAACACCAATTATAAACGGTTCGGTGTAAAAATCTGCAACTATACTACCTAAAATAGGCCAAAATTGACTCCCAGATGGTTTTGTTAAAGGAAGACCAtctatatttacattaatatttatctGAGATGGTAAATTACTTCGACAATAATGTTTACGAAtagatttttttaaactatCACCTAAACCTGCATGATAATATTTTCCTGGTAACATTTCAATAATGGCCACTTGTTTGGGAATTTGAAACAGAGTTCGAGCATCAATAGGAAGATTATGGCCGTATTTTACTAGAATTTTTAGTAAACTACTAATAGCAGAATGACTAACACGATTTTCAATAGCCCATAATCGGATGTCGTTAATAAGTTCTGTTTTACAACATTCagttttagaaaatttatcacTTGAAATACTTGACTGAGGACTATTTTTATCAATACTAATTTCCGAATGTTCAGAAATTAAATCATGATTATTTTCTGTACACTTATGTGTGTTCATTACATTGGAATAATcgaaatcaatttcttttagtACATTTTGCTGCTGAGGTAATTGTTCGATGTTAGCTGGCACATTTGATAAATTTACGATATTATCttgaatttctaaatttgaattaatagtcATTTGGCAAATATTACGAAATCTTTTTAAGAAAATACGTCGCCGCTGCCGTGGCGTTAAAGAAATAACGTCTAGTCTTAATTTTGATTTggatataatatataattttataaagcaATAGAAAGTAGATGAACTGCGATTATGTATACGAATATAGGTTTGGGTTTGCctgatattattttctttatgttATATTCTCCTTTATCACTGAAACAATATGTAGAAAGCTTATATggagaattaaaaatattttgataaatgaaaaatgttttgacagttgcagttttttttttaaacaaactaattcaataattaaagtataatttatgtaatattttaaggacgccaatagaaaatttcagaaaaaatgtaatctatatttcttaaatagtattttatttatatataaagaatttaaaatttttttcttcacaaTTATAGTGAacctatataatttttcaatgccttttaatgtaaatatttttatgatgTCTTTTAgtgttgtaattaattaaacacgaataatttttttcgttATGTTGCATGTTATTATGAActtgttataaattataaattaaggtAATTATATATAAGCATATTGCACGCATAATAGTTAcaattggtaattatttagcaAGCGGACGGCACCGCTGATTCcgatgttttttaaatattgttgcgccggggagtggagctcgcactttccatcgtaaaataaatagagacgaagcaaactagactgtctatatttcgattacaaaggagttcttaagtaatagatccgtacaggtcgggttcccgaTACATTGTGACTTtcaaaagccgcgcggttgtctaagagacctcaagcatccgatgacgtgtttccgctcgaaacatggaatagcttcacatcatgattcgttgacagcttcggacggggcagtcgatggctctatcgatacatcaagaaacagtcgatgcatcgaa comes from Osmia lignaria lignaria isolate PbOS001 chromosome 8, iyOsmLign1, whole genome shotgun sequence and encodes:
- the LOC143305494 gene encoding uncharacterized protein LOC143305494; the protein is MNTHKCTENNHDLISEHSEISIDKNSPQSSISSDKFSKTECCKTELINDIRLWAIENRVSHSAISSLLKILVKYGHNLPIDARTLFQIPKQVAIIEMLPGKYYHAGLGDSLKKSIRKHYCRSNLPSQININVNIDGLPLTKPSGSQFWPILGSIVADFYTEPFIIGVYHGFEKSKCSNTFLKYFKDDCFKIFRTGIIEYGKKITVKLNVFICDAPAKSFIKGIKGHNAYFGCGNYIQEGDYIENRVTYPEINAMLRSDESFKLRKQEEHHKITSNLEDLNIGMVTQFPLDYMHLVLLGVMKKLLQFWIKGKHNVRMVATQITLASTSLLSMSSFLPKEFARKPRKLDEVDRFKATECEEAQESRNKDIKKFREHHSRKFSRIKTIEDIYHNLLVSSDPYISSTRKVWPKKGKTYPPDVIQFFDIPNILEFEEEEEEIE